One window from the genome of Spirosoma rhododendri encodes:
- a CDS encoding TonB-dependent receptor: MRLIALLSILIVSGYQLVLAQTPRPTTSVFSVTGYVRDARTKQPIQGANIVVLDVSKGYVTAKDGFFVVNLPVGRYVLKFTHVGYRPTLDTVQVQGTVFREVYMPDDAKDLDEVVVTSETPDRNVRKVELGVSQLTIRSIRRIPPLLGEVDVIRSLLLLPGVTTVGEGAPGFNVRGGSVDQNLVLLDDAPVFNTSHLMGFFSAFNPDVVRDVTLNRGGVAASYGGRASSVLDVKVREPDAQKWSINGGIGVVSSRLGVEGPIIKNKLSLLLGARASFNDFLFKLAPPNLRNTRANFYDLTGKLKYQLNEQHTLTLTGYQSQDVFKLPSDSLSGQEINASSTQFNYQTLNGTLHWNYFISKRANLSTALILSRYKADLSAPDSANAFNLRSGVRQRQLKSDFSYSLNKAHQLQVGISVIDYRVQPNTRTVGPFSNVLPVTLADEQAYELAGYVQDEWTINPALSILAGLRYSELLNRGPATVQTYAENGPVQDETVTGTRTYTAGTIYHTTGGLEPRLALRWSVGEGKSVKLGYSRLRQYINQITNTTAALPTSRWHLSDVYTKPQIADQYSLGYFRNSTDNAYELSGEVYYKHIANAIDYRDGAEIQLAPAVETQIVQGDGRAYGVEGLARKNKGRWTGFASYTYARTFLTMNSPYASERVNNGNPYPANYDKPHTLNILATYRPTAWFSLSLNFTYSTGRPTTQPYARALINGIYVPIYVDRNQQRIPDYHRLDFSMLFEQNPLKKKRNQSSWVFSIYNVYAHKNAYSVFYRLSNAANENAYKLSIFGTVFPSLTYNFKF; this comes from the coding sequence ATGCGCCTGATTGCGTTACTATCCATACTCATCGTTAGCGGTTACCAACTCGTTCTGGCGCAGACGCCCCGCCCGACGACGTCCGTTTTTTCCGTGACGGGCTATGTGCGCGACGCCCGGACCAAACAACCGATTCAAGGGGCTAACATCGTCGTGCTCGACGTGTCGAAGGGATACGTCACGGCGAAAGATGGCTTCTTCGTGGTAAACCTGCCCGTTGGCCGATACGTCCTGAAATTTACGCATGTCGGCTACCGCCCTACGCTCGACACGGTGCAGGTGCAGGGCACTGTGTTTCGGGAGGTGTACATGCCCGACGATGCCAAAGACCTCGACGAAGTGGTCGTGACCAGCGAAACGCCCGACCGTAATGTGCGTAAGGTCGAGCTGGGCGTGTCGCAGCTGACGATTCGGAGTATCCGGCGCATTCCCCCGCTGCTGGGTGAGGTCGACGTAATTCGGAGTCTGCTACTGCTGCCGGGTGTGACAACGGTGGGTGAAGGGGCTCCCGGTTTCAACGTGCGCGGGGGCAGCGTCGATCAGAATCTGGTGTTGCTGGACGATGCGCCGGTGTTCAATACCAGCCACCTGATGGGCTTTTTCTCGGCCTTCAACCCCGATGTGGTGCGCGACGTAACGCTCAACCGGGGCGGGGTGGCGGCTTCGTATGGCGGCCGGGCGTCGTCGGTGCTGGACGTGAAGGTGCGCGAGCCCGACGCGCAGAAATGGAGCATCAACGGCGGTATCGGTGTCGTGTCGAGCCGGTTGGGTGTCGAGGGGCCGATCATCAAAAACAAGCTGTCGCTGCTGCTCGGGGCGCGGGCGTCGTTCAACGATTTTCTGTTCAAGCTGGCTCCGCCCAACCTGCGAAACACCCGCGCCAATTTCTACGACCTGACGGGGAAGCTGAAGTACCAGCTCAACGAGCAGCATACCCTGACCCTGACGGGCTACCAGAGTCAGGATGTGTTCAAGCTGCCGTCTGATTCGCTGTCGGGGCAGGAGATCAACGCATCGTCGACCCAGTTCAACTACCAGACGCTCAACGGAACGCTGCACTGGAACTACTTTATCAGCAAACGGGCCAACCTCAGTACGGCCCTGATTCTGAGCCGCTACAAAGCTGATCTGTCGGCACCCGATTCGGCCAACGCGTTTAATCTGCGGTCGGGTGTGCGGCAGCGGCAGCTGAAATCCGATTTTAGTTATTCGCTCAACAAAGCCCATCAGTTGCAGGTCGGGATAAGCGTAATCGACTACCGGGTGCAGCCCAATACGCGGACCGTCGGCCCGTTTTCCAACGTGTTGCCGGTAACGCTGGCCGACGAACAGGCGTATGAACTAGCGGGCTATGTGCAGGACGAATGGACAATCAACCCGGCCCTATCGATACTGGCGGGCCTGCGCTACTCCGAACTGCTCAACCGGGGACCGGCTACCGTGCAGACCTACGCCGAAAATGGCCCCGTGCAGGATGAAACCGTGACGGGCACCCGTACTTACACCGCCGGAACCATCTACCACACAACGGGGGGACTGGAACCCCGGCTGGCCCTGCGCTGGTCGGTCGGTGAGGGGAAATCGGTGAAGCTGGGGTACAGTCGGCTGCGGCAGTACATCAATCAGATTACCAACACGACGGCCGCGCTGCCAACGTCGCGCTGGCACCTGAGCGACGTGTATACCAAACCGCAGATTGCCGATCAGTATTCGCTGGGCTATTTCCGCAACAGCACCGACAATGCCTACGAACTATCGGGCGAGGTGTATTACAAGCACATCGCCAACGCCATCGACTACCGCGACGGGGCTGAAATTCAGCTGGCCCCCGCCGTTGAAACGCAGATCGTGCAGGGCGATGGCCGGGCGTATGGGGTGGAGGGGCTGGCCCGCAAAAACAAAGGCCGCTGGACGGGTTTCGCCAGCTACACCTACGCCCGCACGTTCCTGACGATGAACAGCCCCTACGCCAGCGAACGCGTCAACAACGGCAACCCGTATCCGGCCAACTACGACAAGCCGCACACGCTCAACATACTGGCGACGTACCGCCCCACGGCCTGGTTTAGCCTGTCGCTGAATTTCACATACAGCACCGGTCGCCCGACGACGCAGCCTTACGCCCGCGCCCTCATCAACGGCATCTACGTACCGATCTACGTGGACCGGAATCAGCAGCGCATCCCCGACTACCATCGGCTCGATTTCTCGATGCTGTTCGAGCAGAACCCGCTCAAAAAGAAGCGAAACCAGAGCAGCTGGGTCTTTTCGATTTACAATGTCTACGCGCACAAGAATGCGTATTCGGTCTTTTACCGGCTCAGCAATGCCGCCAATGAGAACGCCTACAAGCTGTCCATTTTCGGCACTGTGTTTCCTTCGTTGACGTACAATTTTAAGTTTTGA
- a CDS encoding DUF4249 domain-containing protein, with protein sequence MKLRSLLITLCCALVVMACVTEFKTDTVSIAPALVVEGQVTDQPGPYTVRLTRTADYSIQSINLLETGATVTIADNKGNREILTELSPGGMYQTRVGGLQGVVGRSYTLTIRTKAGLTYESTAEVLPGVAPIAKIYYEYTSQPRVNQLGIKQGWNVYVDTKDPDTLGNYYRWNWTHYEQLQACQKTFNQSKMVYTGIGCCTPCWQIDRCYNCIEISSDANVNGQAISRQYITQVPYTSSVRYYLSVQQQGLSRGAYQFWKSVKQLVSNTGGLFDAAPSSVAGNLRCTSDARQPVYGYFGAVGLSEQVIYVDRSTGQGRPDTDFPIEIPYPTSPPCIACQNSLYQTPVAPRGWLY encoded by the coding sequence ATGAAACTGCGCTCCTTACTCATAACCCTTTGCTGCGCGTTGGTCGTGATGGCCTGCGTGACGGAGTTTAAAACCGATACGGTCAGTATTGCCCCCGCGCTGGTGGTGGAAGGGCAGGTGACCGACCAGCCCGGCCCGTATACCGTTCGGCTCACCCGTACCGCCGATTACAGCATTCAGAGTATCAACCTGCTCGAAACCGGGGCGACCGTAACCATCGCCGACAACAAAGGCAACCGGGAGATACTGACCGAACTGTCGCCGGGGGGGATGTACCAGACCCGCGTCGGCGGTTTGCAGGGCGTGGTGGGGCGAAGCTATACGCTGACGATCAGAACGAAAGCCGGGCTGACTTACGAATCGACGGCTGAGGTGCTGCCGGGTGTCGCGCCCATCGCAAAAATATACTACGAATATACCAGTCAACCCCGCGTCAATCAGCTGGGTATCAAACAGGGCTGGAACGTGTACGTCGACACAAAAGACCCCGACACGCTGGGCAATTACTACCGCTGGAACTGGACGCATTACGAACAGTTACAGGCTTGCCAGAAAACGTTTAATCAGTCGAAGATGGTTTACACGGGCATTGGCTGCTGTACGCCCTGCTGGCAGATCGACCGGTGCTACAACTGCATTGAAATCAGTTCCGACGCCAACGTCAATGGGCAGGCAATCAGTCGGCAATACATCACGCAGGTACCGTATACATCCAGTGTTCGCTACTACCTGTCGGTGCAGCAGCAGGGGCTAAGCCGGGGGGCGTATCAGTTCTGGAAAAGCGTGAAGCAACTGGTCAGCAACACGGGTGGTTTGTTCGACGCGGCACCGTCGTCGGTAGCCGGGAATCTGCGCTGTACCAGCGATGCCCGTCAACCCGTCTACGGCTATTTTGGGGCGGTGGGGCTGTCGGAGCAGGTTATCTACGTCGACCGCAGTACCGGGCAGGGAAGGCCCGACACCGACTTCCCAATCGAGATTCCGTACCCGACCAGCCCGCCCTGCATTGCCTGCCAGAACAGCTTGTACCAGACGCCGGTAGCCCCGCGCGGCTGGCTCTACTGA